One window of the Pseudanabaenaceae cyanobacterium SKYG29 genome contains the following:
- a CDS encoding DUF4168 domain-containing protein, with product MNRWLSSIVWILALPGFAQVRSAFTEAQLDNYARAVLLIEQKREEVLKRAKQLPVWESAVQQADKQGVGICDLKPPEPQLQALCQEMFRHAKETIERYGFDNQEFNLITRSQQTDKELQKRLQQKVAELRAGQSRR from the coding sequence ATGAATAGGTGGCTGTCTTCCATTGTCTGGATATTGGCATTGCCAGGATTTGCTCAAGTTCGGTCGGCTTTTACAGAAGCCCAGTTGGATAACTATGCCAGGGCGGTGCTGCTGATTGAACAAAAGCGGGAAGAAGTTCTCAAGCGGGCAAAACAACTGCCTGTGTGGGAAAGTGCTGTACAACAGGCGGATAAACAGGGGGTAGGTATCTGTGACCTCAAGCCCCCAGAGCCACAATTGCAAGCCCTATGCCAGGAGATGTTCCGCCATGCCAAAGAAACGATCGAGCGCTACGGTTTTGACAACCAGGAGTTTAACCTAATTACTCGTTCCCAGCAAACGGACAAGGAATTACAAAAGCGCCTGCAACAGAAGGTAGCGGAACTGCGGGCAGGGCAAAGTCGGCGGTGA
- a CDS encoding PIN domain-containing protein: protein MAPHILIFDQGPITSGNLHYWQAVTRLGTCYIPQVVLDELKRMAEEAPLGRETTAEAAAKEFLRYYEGGGWQVTRVTKSHSDLTPTPGHNLSRKARLSYTVAQCAYGMAEQNPNAVVILVTEDQALIRRVGAIGLPRLGGTTGIAVREWTKNNQVPASLEKIFAGLEVKKRAARPTLWLSKLISAVSGAILFLALFSYAWYLLNPRQFEQWRKSLGLPPLPFAESLRKIK, encoded by the coding sequence ATGGCACCCCACATACTCATTTTTGACCAAGGCCCGATTACCTCTGGTAACCTGCACTACTGGCAAGCAGTGACGAGACTAGGCACCTGCTACATCCCCCAGGTAGTACTAGACGAATTAAAACGGATGGCAGAGGAAGCCCCTCTAGGGCGAGAGACTACTGCCGAAGCGGCGGCTAAAGAATTCTTGCGCTACTACGAGGGGGGGGGTTGGCAAGTAACGCGGGTAACTAAATCCCACAGTGACCTAACTCCTACCCCAGGGCACAATCTCAGTCGCAAAGCACGCCTGTCCTACACCGTTGCCCAATGTGCCTACGGGATGGCAGAGCAGAATCCTAATGCAGTAGTTATTCTAGTAACAGAAGACCAGGCTTTGATTCGCCGCGTGGGGGCAATTGGTTTACCCAGGCTGGGGGGAACGACGGGCATAGCGGTACGGGAATGGACAAAGAACAACCAGGTACCCGCTTCCCTGGAAAAAATTTTTGCGGGGCTAGAAGTTAAGAAGAGAGCAGCTAGGCCCACACTCTGGTTGAGTAAACTGATAAGTGCTGTTAGCGGAGCCATCCTCTTTTTAGCCCTATTCAGCTACGCTTGGTATTTGCTCAATCCCCGCCAATTTGAGCAGTGGCGTAAAAGTTTAGGTTTACCACCCCTCCCCTTCGCCGAATCACTGAGGAAAATCAAATGA